In Halobaculum limi, one DNA window encodes the following:
- a CDS encoding DNA topoisomerase VI subunit B: MTSFQSQLGEDQGIADELAESQREISIAEFFEKNKHMLGFDSGARGLVTAVKEAVDNALDACEEAGIRPDIYVEIREVGDYYRLVVEDNGPGITKAQLPKVFGKLLYGSRFHAREQSRGQQGIGISAAVLYSQLTSGKPAKITSRPKGEADAQYFELIIDTDTNEPEIKAERTTSWDRSHGTRIEVEMEANMRARTQLHDYIKHTAVVNPHARLELREPGIDEPLKFERATDQLPAETKEIRPHPHGVELGTLIKMLEATESYSVSGFLQEEFTRVGRKTADKVCDNFRDRHFGRELGWSADESAVTAALSAAVSNKGAEATDFFAGEVASTLAGRDRTAYSELQEVVDNVAEAAQEEYGTRFGATVRENAVEAAWASITAFDEEADEDELTDDLYPIVDDATSTRKDDAVVAGMAQRLARRFAAGDERSRATHKRLLQLVDEAADDTEEFDDATFGDTARENVVEALWSRMVTVPDEVPKVRETADDRDTASELLEAMRETDILAPPTDCLAPITSQLVEAGLRKEFDADFYAAATRDAEVHGGDPFIVEAGIAYGGELQDGGQVDLLRFANRVPLVYQRGACATTDVVKRIGWRNYGLDQPGGSGMPNGPAVIMIHVASTNVPFTSESKDALANIPAIEDEIELAVREAARELKSYLKKRRSMQKRREKQDVLGRILPEMADKVAEVTGRNRPNIDGAMARIMNNVGVERERDGDTVRLIVENHSDRTEEPDVTDIVSVEPTDVPEEATVVDLDGEWFVKWNPTVPSGEEAVLEYTVGEEAEFDVNVDGIETEKLTVNA, translated from the coding sequence ATGACGTCGTTCCAGTCGCAACTCGGCGAGGACCAGGGGATCGCCGACGAGTTGGCAGAGAGCCAACGAGAGATCTCCATCGCCGAGTTCTTCGAGAAGAACAAGCATATGCTCGGGTTCGACTCGGGTGCACGCGGCCTCGTCACCGCCGTCAAGGAGGCCGTCGACAACGCACTCGACGCCTGCGAGGAGGCAGGCATTCGCCCCGATATCTACGTCGAAATCCGCGAAGTCGGCGACTACTACCGCCTCGTCGTCGAGGACAACGGTCCCGGCATCACGAAGGCACAACTCCCGAAGGTGTTCGGGAAACTGCTGTACGGGAGTCGCTTCCACGCCCGCGAGCAGTCGCGCGGGCAGCAGGGGATCGGTATCTCCGCGGCGGTCCTCTACTCCCAACTCACCTCCGGCAAGCCCGCGAAAATCACTTCCCGGCCGAAAGGCGAGGCCGACGCGCAGTACTTTGAGTTGATCATCGACACGGACACGAACGAACCCGAAATCAAAGCCGAGCGGACCACCTCGTGGGACCGCTCGCACGGGACGCGCATCGAAGTGGAGATGGAGGCGAATATGCGCGCCCGCACCCAACTCCACGACTACATCAAACACACCGCGGTCGTCAACCCCCACGCCCGCCTCGAACTTCGCGAACCCGGTATCGACGAACCGCTGAAGTTCGAGCGTGCGACCGACCAACTCCCTGCCGAGACGAAAGAGATCCGTCCGCACCCGCACGGCGTCGAACTCGGCACGCTGATCAAGATGCTGGAGGCGACCGAGAGTTACTCCGTCTCCGGGTTCCTCCAAGAGGAGTTCACCCGCGTCGGCCGCAAGACCGCCGACAAGGTGTGTGACAACTTCCGCGACCGCCACTTCGGCCGCGAACTCGGCTGGAGCGCGGACGAGTCGGCCGTCACGGCGGCACTGTCCGCGGCCGTCTCGAACAAGGGTGCAGAGGCCACGGACTTCTTCGCGGGCGAGGTAGCGAGTACGCTCGCGGGGCGTGACCGCACGGCCTACAGCGAACTCCAGGAAGTCGTCGACAACGTCGCGGAGGCCGCACAGGAGGAGTACGGCACCCGCTTCGGCGCAACAGTCCGCGAGAACGCCGTCGAGGCGGCGTGGGCGTCGATAACCGCCTTCGACGAAGAGGCCGACGAGGACGAACTCACCGACGACCTCTACCCCATCGTCGACGACGCCACCTCCACTCGGAAAGACGACGCGGTCGTCGCGGGGATGGCCCAGCGTCTCGCACGCCGGTTCGCCGCCGGCGACGAGCGCTCGCGGGCGACGCACAAGCGCCTGCTCCAACTCGTCGACGAGGCCGCGGACGACACCGAGGAGTTCGACGACGCCACCTTCGGCGACACCGCTCGTGAGAACGTCGTCGAGGCACTGTGGTCGCGGATGGTCACCGTCCCCGACGAGGTGCCGAAGGTGCGCGAGACGGCCGACGACCGCGACACCGCCTCCGAACTGTTGGAGGCGATGCGCGAGACGGACATCCTCGCCCCGCCCACCGACTGTCTCGCACCCATCACCTCGCAACTGGTCGAGGCCGGCCTCCGCAAGGAGTTCGACGCCGACTTCTACGCGGCGGCGACGCGCGACGCCGAGGTGCACGGCGGCGACCCGTTCATCGTCGAGGCTGGTATCGCCTACGGCGGCGAACTCCAAGACGGCGGACAGGTCGACCTGCTTCGCTTCGCCAACCGCGTCCCCCTCGTCTACCAGCGCGGGGCGTGTGCGACGACCGATGTCGTCAAGCGAATCGGCTGGCGCAACTACGGCCTCGACCAACCGGGTGGATCGGGGATGCCGAACGGCCCGGCCGTCATTATGATCCACGTCGCCTCGACGAACGTGCCGTTCACCAGCGAGTCGAAAGACGCCCTCGCCAACATCCCAGCCATCGAAGACGAGATCGAACTCGCGGTCCGGGAGGCCGCCCGCGAACTCAAGAGTTACCTGAAGAAGCGGCGCTCGATGCAGAAGCGTCGCGAGAAGCAGGACGTCCTCGGGCGTATCCTCCCCGAGATGGCCGACAAAGTGGCGGAGGTCACGGGCCGCAACCGCCCGAACATCGACGGTGCGATGGCGCGCATTATGAACAACGTCGGCGTCGAACGCGAACGCGACGGCGACACCGTTCGCCTCATCGTCGAGAACCACTCCGACCGCACCGAGGAACCCGACGTGACCGACATCGTCAGCGTCGAACCGACGGACGTGCCCGAGGAGGCGACCGTCGTCGACCTCGACGGCGAGTGGTTCGTCAAGTGGAACCCGACCGTCCCCAGCGGCGAGGAGGCCGTCCTCGAGTACACCGTAGGAGAGGAGGCGGAGTTCGACGTGAACGTCGACGGTATCGAGACCGAGAAACTCACCGTGAACGCCTGA
- a CDS encoding MBL fold metallo-hydrolase: MTVRHDDLRVTWYGYATARIESEDGTVVYTDPGRYGVLSGEWTPPGGGNPKEAAHPRATDHRPMDADLVVVTHDHHYDSEGVERVAADDATIVVYEGVDAANIDRDVKPVEELPFDVVRVGEEDHVAVDGVGDVWSVPAFNEAGGPHANDDGSLPHPKGLGVGYRFTVGEAGTSVFWPGDSDALDAFAELDVSLFLANISGSVCMSGPEATDLAERMDPDLVVPIHYNTQAFLEADSAAFASGVAKRAVPVALDESTE, from the coding sequence ATGACCGTCAGACACGACGACCTGCGGGTGACGTGGTACGGCTACGCGACCGCGCGCATCGAGAGCGAGGACGGAACCGTGGTCTACACTGACCCCGGCCGCTACGGCGTGCTCTCGGGTGAGTGGACCCCGCCAGGCGGTGGCAACCCGAAGGAGGCCGCCCATCCCCGCGCGACCGACCACCGACCGATGGACGCCGACCTCGTCGTCGTCACGCACGACCACCACTACGACTCGGAGGGCGTCGAACGCGTCGCCGCAGACGACGCCACCATCGTCGTCTACGAGGGCGTCGACGCAGCGAACATCGACCGCGACGTGAAACCGGTCGAGGAGTTGCCGTTCGACGTCGTCCGCGTCGGCGAGGAAGACCACGTCGCCGTCGACGGCGTCGGCGACGTATGGTCCGTCCCGGCGTTCAACGAGGCGGGTGGCCCGCACGCGAACGACGACGGCTCCCTCCCACACCCGAAAGGGCTCGGCGTCGGCTATCGCTTCACCGTCGGCGAGGCGGGAACCTCGGTATTCTGGCCGGGTGACTCCGACGCACTCGACGCGTTCGCGGAACTCGACGTGTCGCTGTTCCTCGCGAACATCTCGGGGTCCGTCTGTATGAGCGGTCCCGAGGCCACCGACCTGGCCGAGCGGATGGACCCCGACCTCGTCGTCCCCATCCACTACAACACACAGGCGTTCCTCGAAGCCGACTCCGCGGCGTTCGCCAGTGGCGTCGCGAAGCGGGCGGTCCCAGTCGCCCTCGACGAGTCGACCGAATAG
- the gyrB gene encoding DNA topoisomerase (ATP-hydrolyzing) subunit B gives MSDSGDSEYGAGQIQVLEGLQAVRKRPAMYIGSTDTRGLHHLVYEVVDNSIDEALAGYCDEIEVTIHDDGSVSVSDDGRGIPVDTHEKYDRPALEVIMTVLHAGGKFDNKSYQVSGGLHGVGVSVVNALSHWLEVEVKRDGYVWKHRFDHGEPQVDEFERVRPMDDDEETGTTIQFWPDTDIFETTDFSFDTLANRLRELAFLNSGVTITLTDERDGTDETFHYEGGIREFVEYLNETRTPLHRDVIYFATDEDAEDGSVLVEVAMQATDELQGSVHAFANNINTREGGTHLTGFKTALTRVVNDYANANGLIGDLDGNLKGEDVREGLTAVISVKHPDPQFEGQTKTKLGNSEVRGIVESAVHEHLGTFFEEHPDVAETVVNKAAEAARARKAAKKAEELTRRKSALESTALPGKLADCQTREPEDSELFIVEGDSAGGSAKQGRNPEFQAILPLGGKILNVEKHRLDRVLENEEIRNMITAVGTSIGDEFDIEEARYHKVIMMTDADVDGAHIRTLLLTLFYRHMRPLIEAGYVYAAQPPLYRIRYRGQTYDAMTEAEREAVVEEKCDGNPDQVQRFKGLGEMNPEQLWETTMNPENRVLKQITIDDAAAADRMFNVLMGDSVEPRKQFIKEHAPEAEWVDI, from the coding sequence ATGTCAGATTCAGGGGATAGTGAGTACGGCGCGGGGCAGATCCAGGTGTTGGAAGGCTTACAAGCCGTCCGCAAACGCCCGGCGATGTACATCGGTTCTACGGATACCCGCGGCCTGCATCATCTGGTCTACGAGGTCGTGGACAACTCCATCGACGAAGCGCTCGCCGGCTACTGCGACGAGATCGAGGTGACCATCCACGACGACGGCTCCGTCTCGGTCTCCGACGACGGTCGCGGCATTCCGGTCGACACACACGAGAAGTACGACCGCCCCGCCTTGGAGGTCATTATGACCGTCCTCCACGCGGGCGGGAAGTTCGACAACAAGTCGTATCAGGTCTCCGGTGGCCTCCACGGTGTCGGCGTCTCCGTCGTCAACGCGCTCTCACACTGGTTGGAAGTCGAGGTGAAGCGCGACGGCTACGTCTGGAAGCACCGCTTCGACCACGGCGAACCCCAGGTCGACGAGTTCGAGCGCGTCCGCCCGATGGACGACGACGAAGAGACGGGCACGACCATCCAGTTCTGGCCCGACACGGACATCTTCGAGACGACGGACTTCTCGTTCGACACGCTCGCCAACCGACTTCGGGAACTCGCGTTCCTCAACTCCGGCGTCACCATCACGCTCACCGACGAGCGCGACGGTACCGACGAGACGTTCCACTACGAGGGTGGCATCCGCGAGTTCGTCGAGTACCTCAACGAGACGCGCACGCCGCTGCACCGCGACGTCATCTACTTCGCCACAGACGAGGACGCGGAAGACGGCTCCGTGCTCGTCGAGGTGGCGATGCAGGCGACCGACGAGTTGCAGGGGTCGGTCCACGCGTTCGCCAACAACATCAACACGCGCGAGGGCGGCACCCACCTCACCGGGTTCAAGACCGCACTGACGCGCGTCGTCAACGACTACGCCAACGCGAACGGCCTCATCGGCGACCTCGACGGCAACCTCAAAGGCGAGGACGTCCGCGAGGGGCTGACCGCCGTCATCTCGGTGAAACACCCGGACCCGCAGTTCGAGGGGCAGACGAAGACGAAACTCGGCAACAGCGAGGTCCGTGGTATCGTCGAGTCGGCAGTCCACGAACACCTCGGGACGTTCTTCGAGGAGCACCCCGACGTGGCCGAGACGGTCGTGAACAAGGCCGCCGAGGCCGCCCGCGCCCGCAAAGCCGCGAAGAAGGCCGAAGAACTCACGCGCCGCAAGTCGGCGCTGGAGTCGACGGCCCTCCCCGGCAAACTCGCGGACTGCCAGACGCGCGAACCCGAGGACTCGGAACTGTTCATCGTGGAGGGTGACTCCGCCGGTGGCTCCGCAAAACAGGGGCGCAACCCCGAGTTCCAGGCAATCTTGCCGCTGGGCGGGAAGATCCTCAACGTCGAGAAGCACCGCCTCGACCGGGTCTTAGAGAACGAGGAGATCCGGAACATGATCACCGCCGTCGGCACGAGCATCGGCGACGAGTTCGACATCGAGGAGGCGCGCTACCACAAGGTCATTATGATGACCGACGCCGACGTCGACGGCGCGCACATCCGCACGCTCCTGCTCACGCTGTTCTACCGGCACATGCGCCCGCTCATCGAGGCGGGATACGTGTACGCCGCACAGCCACCGCTGTACCGCATCCGCTACCGCGGGCAGACGTACGACGCGATGACCGAGGCCGAACGCGAGGCCGTCGTCGAGGAGAAGTGCGACGGCAACCCCGACCAGGTCCAGCGGTTCAAGGGGCTGGGTGAGATGAACCCCGAGCAACTGTGGGAGACGACGATGAACCCGGAGAACCGCGTCCTCAAGCAGATCACGATCGACGACGCCGCCGCCGCAGACCGGATGTTCAACGTCCTGATGGGCGACTCGGTGGAGCCACGCAAGCAGTTCATCAAAGAGCACGCACCCGAGGCCGAGTGGGTGGACATCTGA
- a CDS encoding DNA topoisomerase IV subunit A, with protein sequence MSADTPESDTKLNEQEAREQLIDLAADIYDQFNRGDIPQMTLPTRTKSNIVFDEDSGVWVYGDRTSTRSANSVRGARKLLKAAYTIDFLAQQLDEDRSSTLRELYYLSESWDSDEAGFSDQDESNQLVEDLEIVSGVTREDFHMRPEESGATLMGPLELREQTRRGERDIHCQEDVGEGGYQIPNNPDTIQFLDHDIDFVLCVETGGMRDRLIENGFDTDYNCLVVHLKGQPARATRRITKRLHDELDLPVVVFTDGDPWSYRIFGSVAYGSIKSAHLSEYLATPEARYVGIRPQDIVDYDLPTDPLADSDVNALESELDDPRFQTDFWEEQIELQLDIGKKAEQQALAAQGLDFVTDTYLPERLGEMGVL encoded by the coding sequence ATGAGCGCAGACACACCCGAATCCGACACGAAACTGAACGAACAGGAGGCCCGCGAGCAGTTGATCGATCTGGCGGCCGACATCTACGACCAGTTCAACCGCGGCGACATCCCGCAGATGACGCTGCCGACGCGGACGAAGAGCAACATCGTCTTCGACGAAGACTCCGGCGTCTGGGTGTACGGCGACCGCACGTCGACGCGGTCGGCCAACTCCGTGCGCGGCGCGCGGAAACTTCTGAAGGCCGCCTACACCATCGACTTCCTCGCGCAGCAACTCGACGAAGACCGCTCGTCGACGCTGCGTGAGTTGTACTACCTCTCGGAGTCGTGGGACTCTGACGAAGCCGGCTTCTCCGACCAAGACGAGTCGAATCAGTTAGTCGAGGATCTGGAGATCGTCTCGGGCGTCACTCGCGAGGACTTCCATATGCGTCCCGAGGAGTCCGGCGCGACGCTGATGGGCCCACTCGAACTGCGTGAGCAGACCCGCCGCGGCGAACGCGACATCCACTGTCAGGAGGACGTCGGCGAGGGGGGCTACCAGATTCCGAACAACCCCGACACGATCCAGTTTCTCGATCACGACATCGACTTCGTCCTCTGTGTCGAGACGGGTGGGATGCGCGACCGCCTCATCGAGAACGGCTTCGACACCGACTACAACTGCCTCGTCGTCCACCTGAAGGGCCAACCGGCGCGTGCGACGCGTCGGATTACGAAGCGCCTGCACGACGAACTCGACCTACCGGTCGTGGTGTTCACTGACGGCGACCCGTGGTCGTACCGCATCTTCGGGTCGGTCGCCTACGGGTCGATCAAATCCGCACACCTCTCGGAGTACCTGGCGACGCCGGAGGCTCGCTACGTCGGCATCCGCCCGCAGGACATCGTCGACTACGACCTGCCGACCGACCCACTCGCGGATTCGGACGTGAACGCCCTCGAGTCCGAACTGGACGACCCGCGCTTCCAGACCGACTTCTGGGAAGAGCAGATCGAACTCCAGCTCGACATCGGGAAGAAGGCCGAACAGCAGGCACTCGCCGCACAGGGCCTCGACTTCGTCACCGACACCTACCTTCCCGAGCGACTCGGGGAGATGGGCGTCCTCTGA